taatatacccttttactctacgagaaacgggtataaaaatggccaTAATACTGTAAATGATACTTATTTAAATGGgtcatttttaattacttataattgccaatatcactatggacggcagtccatttAGTGACGAAGCGAACCAGGAGAGGGTGCGAAAGCGactactacacacaaaaaaatttgcttggtaaaatttacaaacaaagatagttacgtaactatttaaatagttacgtgtatttttttttgctttgggtgtgtgtctttgctaattgtgtgtattttgttgttgtggaataactatttacttagtagaattgacaattttgatggttggggcctgtttgaccaTTATTACAGTCGATTTTaccaagtatttttttttgtgtgtatataagccgcagaattgaaaatctgctgtgatggtccgatcataatgagtgATACACCAATCAAAGAGTATCGCAAAAACtaaaaggattgcataccaagactcaaagaaaatcaattgggtTGGGAgaaagagcggtgaaagtgaaaaagtgaaaattttgaattttggagctgttggggccgcacagcggagccctatagcgATTATCTTTTGATGAGGTAttgttaaaggcaattaaatatgtaaaaaaccatcataaggtgaattttttttgtgaacatttttctttgtaggaaatttttaagaaaaaacaagagagaacgctttaTTCAATACGcgttactcagcttaacaactttaatataaatatgccttcttgtatgtttttcgcgcgccccatttcaaataatttacactTTGCACTCACATATTccaaattagagtgaccagctTTTTTCCAGCACCAGCAGGAGTGTTGAACACGCGCCGACGGCACCATCTATGGCACGGAATTGGTACTGTTTGtacacaaaactgtgggcgccaCGGCTTTTTgaggtttgtgggcgttagaggggcgtgacaccttgataaaataaacttacgctgcgtaggaagcccaagaatatgtgtaagaaatcccaaccttctagcttttgtagttttcaaaatctcagcgttcatacagatagacagacggacagacggagagtcagacggacagacggacagacagacggacagacggacatggctagatcaactTACGCTgcataggaagcccaagaatatgtgtaagaaatcccaaccttctagcttttgtagttttcgagatctcagcgttcatacagatagacagacggacagacggacatggctagatcgactcggctggtgatcctgattaggaaacgcttccttctaactgttacatacttttgcacgaatacaatatacccttttactctacgagtaacgggtataaaaatgtttttgaagtGGAACTTCTTTAGGCGCGTTATGGATTTTCGGGGACGGAGTAAAACCGATTCATTACCGTCACGAAAATCGTACATCTCCCTTTATTTTTCCTGTCTTCGCTCTGAGCGCGCTCGCACATGGTGCGAGCTCAGCTCTGCTGAgaacgttaaatatgtttacctgtctgtctctcttaagcgatagaatgagatagatagatagagacTGTCACAAATAACGTACTCAAAAAaagggcagctctcgcgacgaggGCACGTTATTAGGACTGGCACAAATGACGTTTAAAGAGAGAGCAGCTCTTCCCAGTCGGAAGTTTTGAAGTGGTCGGTTTTCGGAATGCATCCGGCTCGCATCTTTGTCCACAGTAAAAATGCGATACAGTGTTGGACAGCATCCAGAATGCATTCTAGATGCAACCCAAGTAATCACTCCCTTATAGCTTCTTTTGGAAGGCAAAAAGGGTGCAGACCGTTCAATTGTTCCTTCTCTTATGTCGCAGCCGAACCCTTGCCGAAACCCGAACGCTTGCCGATCGTTCGTTTTTTTATAGCATCCATCGGAATGCATCCGGAATGCATCCGGAATGCATCCATTGGAATgggaaatatgaaataataatctTTGAAACGgtacttttgaaaaaaacaaatgagaaGAACAAAAGAAACATAGCAAGAACGCGCGCGGTTTTTTCGTTTCTTATGCAATTCTTGCCACTTGCTTTTTGGAATTTGACCAGTTAAGTGTAATTGATTTTTcggttaaaacaaattttaatcgttttatttgtttatagttcTTGAGTATGTATAGTGTGGCAATCTCGTCTAACGCATTTAGAAGCATTCCAAAAGATGCGTTCTGGATCGCAAGGGAAAAATGGAATTCAATCCCGAACGTTTCCCGAAGTTAAAACCCATGGCCGATGCGTGAAAAGGGAGCGCTCCAGGAGCGCTTCATGGGATTGCACCCATTTTGTCCCGCTTTGCTGTAAAAAAGAAGCTGGGTGCCCACCCAGTCGGAAGTGGAACGCATCCAGAAGGGATGATGGATAGCATCCAAAGCACCGATGCATGCGTGCCCGATCGATGAACTTCTCGCTTCCTTTTTACAGCAAAGCGGACCTTGTCCGGTCCTTTATCTGCACTGGTCGTCGTCTTTCTTCGTGTAGTCTCTTTATACCCTTCCTTCTTCTGAGATTCTGCAAAATatagagttttaaaattttgttagtaCCATACAGAGCTTCGTTCAACGCAGCAAATGTGGAGAACCCTTCCTTTTGCCTACAAGTAAAACCATAACGGCACTTTTgttactaaaattaaatttaatacttaCAGTTGTTGATTTTGATTGTCTTCCGTTGTCAAAAAACCCTTCCATGAGGTCATgcaaagaataaaaacaatGATTAGTTAGTATAATGTTGTGAAAAATTcttattcggcacgctgcaggTACAGTGAACCCCACGCATAATCGGAcaccctttttttttctatcagAAAACtgctttatttaaacattaaaatgttatttactaataacatataaaaaaaatagaaaaaaaatggggGTTCGACTATGAGTGGGGCTCACTGTATGTACAAAAACTGTGCATAGGTAAAAACCTTAAACAACTCGATGCAGTGGCCGaataagaattattttaaaaacactcTGTTTATTAAACACAcacccaattatttttgttgggttaaaaaaattaaatacacttttattTGGTTATGGCTATTTTACCCCGTtaagaattattattttttatttattatttccacTTATCACCGCACTATACTTACTTGGCACAAAAAAGCACAAAGGTTTGTTTTTCAAgaattataaacaaacaaaacgattaaaattggtttaaccGAAAAATCAATTACACTTAACTAGTCAAATTCCAAAAAGTAAGTGGCAAGAAATGCATAAGAAACGAAAAAACCGCGCGCGTTCTTGCTGTCTCTTTTGTTAttctcatttgtttttttttaaagtaccgTTTCAGagattattatttcatattttccatTCCAATGGATGCATTCCGATGGATGCTATAATTGCATCGATTGAAAGAAAAAACGAACTATCGGCAAGCGTTCGGGTTTCGGCAAGGGTTCGGCTGCGACATAAGAGAAGGAACAATTGAACGGTCCGCACCCTTTTTGCCTTCCAAAAGAACCTATAGGGGAGTGATTACTTGagttttccgatcgttcccaTGGcagttatatgatatagtcgtccgattctgataatattttatttgaaagatGGCATTTCCAAAATTAGCAGGTTCTTCGTTCAAAAAcaaccaagatataatttatttaaaattttttcccgattattcctattagagctatatgatataggtGTTCGATCCGGCTTGTTCCGACTTATACACtacctgcaaaagaaagaagatttttgggaaagttttagcccgatagctttaaaacaaagagactagtttgcgtagaaacagacatacggatggacagacggacagatggacagacggtcaCTGCTAGATCggctcgtctagtgatgctgatcaagaatatatatactttatagggtcggaaacgtctccttcactgcgttgtaaacttctgactaaaatcataataccccctgcaagggtataaaaagagatAATGAAATGATTAACGTAAGAGGAATACTAGAAGTTTCATTTCTGTGGTGCGTAGGCtggacaaattttttttttaggaaatcaaatacaaacaaaattttttatagggttctaagttttcaaatattttttttaatttaacttgatttaaaaaaaaaaatgattcaaatcggtcaattatatcttatagctgccatataagcgcttattacaaaggggaataTCTCGGTTCATTAATGGTTCATATAAATCgggattaagtcattatttatcattttaactCTGTGCttacctattttttttaattggtcaataatattttatgaatgtcatagaatcaatcaaggaaatgtagcatattttcaagaaaatctgGTAGAAATCGGTGTTTAATtaatatctatatttttagtaatataacaaaattttaaatttaaaatccaaatttgttttttaatttatcattatcttcatctAGACCTTttcataagtaaaatatcttcatgatgttagggcgcgcggatgaaccagggctgacgatatttcaaattatgaacatttcttgctaacttaaactgcggttttctcagaagaggcacaaaagggcaggctaattttttttagaaaatgtagttaaatatctaaactttaaaaaaaaaaaaataattaaagaatatccaaaaaaacaacaatttttttggaccacttttaaaatgGGCGGTTATTTTACAAAGCGAACgccttttcttgggtcacatttttcatttgccttaaactttttttacgtgtactattcggagaataagtaaacacgtgtatcaggatttaaccgaaaaaaaattttttttttttaaattttttttatgtttgccaaaaaacgtgaattttgaaaaagtaccctcttattgaaaatctgtatctccggttgaGGAGAGGGGAATCAAACAAGTATTCCGGAGCGCGAGGGATCCAACAAGTAAAGCTGTTCCTGCTAGTGATGCCCTAGATGATCTCCTGCTAGGAATCGATTTCCTTTGCGGCATCAAGGCCGTCATTAGCTGCGGAGGAGAATTATTACAACTGGACTCAAGGGCTAAACTAACCAGCGATCGGCGAGGCAGCGAGGACACCGAGGAAATTCCAGCGGGGAACAACGCACCGGACGAGGAGTGCGTGGCTGCTCCTCCTGGAATCTTGCGTAGCAACGAGGACCTGGAATCTTGCGTGGCAACGAGGACACCGAGGAAATTTCAGCGGGGAACAACGCACCGGACGAGGAGTGCGTGGCTGCTCCCTCTGAAATATCCAGGAGCAACGAGGACACAACGGAGACCCCCACAGTAAATCCTAGCCAACCAAATCGCACTAGACGGACCCGAAACCGCCCCAAGGACCCGACAGCAAGGGAAGCCCAACCTAGTTGGACTGCGGCCTTGCCCCCAAGAAACCAAGCGGCTCAGCAGCGTAACCCTTTCCGACAAGGTACAAGACCACCACTATCGACCAAAAGAGTTCGATTTCGGGATCCAGTCGTGGAAAGCGTACACGAACCTAGGCCCGACCAATCGTCGTCGATAGGCTTCCGATGCGTGGAAAGTCTGGCCATCATCGACACCAACCCGAGCTTGACAACGGCGACGGAAGCTATGGATCCAAGGGTGAGTACTTTTCTGCAGACCGAGCTAGACAAGTTCGACCATCTGAAGGGCACATCTAATATCGCGGAACATCACATCGTTATGAGGGATGATAAGCCCATCAAACAGCGATATTACCCGAAAAATCCAGCGATGCAAGCAGTTATCAACAAGCAGGTGGACGAGCTATTGCGTGATGGACGGATCGAACCATCAAAGAGTCCCCATAGCGCGCCCATAGTGCTGGTCGGCAAGAAGACAGGTGACATCCGTATGTGCGTGGACTATCGGCAGCTGAATGCGCGATCCATACCCGATGCGTATCCACTACCCAGAATCCACCACATTCTGGAACGGTTACGAAACGCTCGGTGTATCTTAACGCTCGATCTTAATTGTGGATACTGGCAAATCCCGGTCGCACACGCCAGTCCGGAATACACCTCGTTTACTGTGCCGGGTCGAGGCCTCTTCCATTGGAAGGTGATGCCTGCGATGCCCTGCGACGTTCCAAAGAGCCCTCGATAATGTCATAGGTTCAGAGTTAGAGCCCTCGGCATTCGCGTACTTAGACGACATTATCGTTATCAGTCCGACCCTTGACGAGCATATCGAAAACCTGCGCGAAGTCTTTAGACGACTTAGGCAAGCCAATCTAAAACTTAACCGGGATAAATGTAGCTTTTTCCAGCGACGTGGCCACGTGATAAGCGAATCAGGGATTCACACTGACCCTGATAAGATCGCCGCGATTCGCGAACTACAGCCGCCTACGAATGTTCGCGAGCTACGACGCTGTCTCGGAGTCGCGGCCTGGTATCGCCGTTTCGTTCCGAACTTTGCATCCATCGTTGAACCAATATCAACACTACTCCAAAAAGGCAAGCAATGGAGTCGGGACACGGAACAGGAAAAAGCTTTCGAAACACTGAAGACCCGACTCACTGAAGCCCCAGTACTTGCGTGCCCTGACTTTGCTCAAAAGTTCTCCCTACAAACCGATGCTAGCGATCACGGGTTAGGAGCAGTCCTGCTTCAGAACATCGACGGAGTAGAGCGAGTCATAGCCTATGCCGACGATTAACACGAGCCGAGGAAAACTACTCAGTAACTGAGAAAGAGTGCCTCGCGATCGTATGGGCCATTCGGAAAATGCGTTGCTACCTTGAAGGGTATCGGTTCGAAGTCGTGACGGACCATCTGGCGTTGAAATGGTTGAATTCAATTGACAACCCGACCGGGCGAATCGCACGGTGGGCGCTCGAACTTCAACAATATCAGTTCGACGTTCAATATCGACGCGGAAAATTCAACGTAGTTGCGGACGCTCTCTCACGCCAACCCTTGGACACGGTGCGACAAGCCGATGTGGAGCCATCCCAGTGCAATTTGATACGTAAGATGACGCTGCAGGTAACTCAAGAACCTGAAAAATTTCCAGACTATCGGATCGAAGGTGGCCATCTGTACCGAATGACGGGAAATACACCCCAGGAGGAAGATCAAGTCCCATGGAAACTTTGTGTAGGCCAGGAGTACCGCCAACGGGTCTTACAGGAGTGCCACGATCACCCAACAGCCGGACACCTGGGGACACGGAAATCAGCAAACGCGTAAAAGTATTACTGGCCAGGACTCTTCAGGGAAGTTACGAAGTATGTACGACGGTGTTCCACTTGCCAGAAATACAAGGTAAGCCAACTTAAACCCGCCGGCCGGATGTTTACACGCCAAGTCGAAGAACCATTCAGCGTAGTGTGCGCAGACTTCATGGGCCCTTTTCCACGTTGTCGTCACGGAAATACCATACTATTGGTATTTCTGGACGCATTCAGTAAGTGGGTGGAGTTAGTTCCACTTCGAAAAGCAACCACACCCCAGCTAGAGCGATCATTTCGGGATAGAATTTTAAGCCGCTTTGGAGTTCCCCGTACATTCGTATGTGACAACGGGACCCAGTTCACAAGTCGGTCTTTTAAATCATTCCGTAAAAGTCTTGAAATGGAACTTCAACACACTGCTCCTTACACGCCCCAACAAAACCGAACAGGGAGAGCAAACAGGACCATAAAAACCATGCTGGCCTTGTACTTGGACGGAGCCGAGCAAAACACTTGGGATGAGCTGCTCCCCGAACTTTCGTTGGCCATAAACTCGAGCATTTCAGACACAACAGGGTTCAGCCCCGCCTTCATCATGCAAGGGAAAGAACCGAGACTACCCAAAAACCCTATTCGATCAAGCCACACCCGACCATACGTCGAACCAACCACCACTCGGAAAAAAGGCAGAGCAGATGCGGGAATTGTTTCGGATCGTCAAGGAAAACAGCGCGCGAGCATCGAACGAACAGAGACGACACTACAATCTCAGACGCCGGGAATGGCGTCCTCCGTTGTCACGTGCTATCCAAGGCCTCAGAGGGATTTACCGCAAAACTGGCGGCCAAATACGACGGACCATACAGCAAGACGACTTACAATTACAGGTACCTGGGAGTCGGAGGCGACGCACAGCCGGCCTAAGTGATATAAAGGAATACCATCACAACGACACCGACGACGACGAGCCACCTGATGCCATCGAAGAAGCCATGTCCTGAGTAGCGGGGCCACTTGCTGGTAGTCAGCCAGGGGAACTCAGTGACAGGCAGCCAAATAATTCCACGACCgaggtttattattattattgaatacTTAGAAACCCATTGTTAAGATAATGCATACAAATGAGTTACGTAGGAAGGAGTTAGGTTTAGCTTAGACAATCGCACTCATAGGGACATCGAGTATTTAAGATATACTAAGTTTCTTTCCCACAGCCCCATGAGTTCCAGGGATCCGAGAAGCCCAGTGAGGGGCACAATGGCCGACGACGACTACGACGTCATCACCAATCAGATGGACGAGGCTCTACAGCTTTCCATGAGAGACCTCCTGACTGACCCGTTGTGGGAACCAGACGACTTCATACAAGAGGCTGAAGCCACCGGTCTTTCCATCGACGACGTGCTCGACCTCTGCGTCCCAATAGGAGAACACCTTGGGAGCGCCAGCGACATGGACGTGGAACCCGACGGCCGATTCGGAAATTACCGCAACCCGACCCCACCAAGGCCCAGCGACGTCGTGATGTCCGTTATTGGCGAATTGTCCCACGATACCGTTCTGGCTACTACTGGCAAGTTACCCAGCGCCGCAGTGCTGGCTACTACTGGCGAGTTGCCCTGCGCCGCAGTGCTGGCTACTACCGGAGAAATGGCCAGCGTCGCCGTATGGCCCACTCCCGCCGAAATGCCCACCCTACCGCCGCGATATGAGGACATTTCCAGCGCCGACGAATCGGATACCATGGCCAGGTCAGCCGCCACGACGAACAGAAATACGGCGTCCAGAGCGCAGTCATCCCTTACCACTCCCATCGAAGTCATCGAGCTCACGGACTCCGACGACTACCGCCCACCCCTGGGGAGGGAGACGCAGCCACGACAAGTCACTCCACCGCCGTCCTATCATAAACTGTATGGACCAGGTCCCTACGACAGCCCTCGCACAATGGCTAGGAAGCAGCTGCAGTCATCCGGTATCGTCGTACCAAGGGTCGAAGGAGCCACCACCAACGAACCGCTATTCAATGGCCCCAGAACTTCCAGCTAAGCAGCCAGGGCGCGGGCCGAACTACAACGGCGAAACCCCCATAATCCGGACCCCGACGACAGCCGAACGCCCAGCGAACTCGACGGCGACCCCGGCATGGCGCAACCGCAAGCGGCCGCTAAGAGGAAACGTCGACGCAATGGAGCCAGGGCAAGGGGTTAACGACAACGGATGGAAACTGTCCACCAGATATGGGAAAAGGTCGCATGCATGAAGTTAAATAtagttttatgatttttgtttaGATTTAAGTATATACGGCAGTAGGTTAAGAGAAATGAATCCTgaagaatataatttaaattagccCTAAGCGACCGCCAAAACTATCGAATAAGCTAGGAGAATAGCTAGGTTTCCCCGCCGAAGTCAGGACACAAACCATGATCACGCCACAGAAAATACTAGAAACGAACCACCACGACGAAATCCCAAAAACAGGTTTTCCAGACAAGAGAGCGACGACCACACTGTGCTCGGAGACTTCAAGCGGGAACGACGCGCGCGAagaacttttggggaaaaaaaCCCAACGAGTGAATccaaggaaaagaaaaacgcAAGT
The genomic region above belongs to Drosophila takahashii strain IR98-3 E-12201 chromosome 2L, DtakHiC1v2, whole genome shotgun sequence and contains:
- the LOC138912706 gene encoding uncharacterized protein produces the protein MSSRDPRSPVRGTMADDDYDVITNQMDEALQLSMRDLLTDPLWEPDDFIQEAEATGLSIDDVLDLCVPIGEHLGSASDMDVEPDGRFGNYRNPTPPRPSDVVMSVIGELSHDTVLATTGKLPSAAVLATTGELPCAAVLATTGEMASVAVWPTPAEMPTLPPRYEDISSADESDTMARSAATTNRNTASRAQSSLTTPIEVIELTDSDDYRPPLGRETQPRQVTPPPSYHKLYGPGPYDSPRTMARKQLQSSGIVVPRVEGATTNEPLFNGPRTSS